A single window of Achromobacter xylosoxidans DNA harbors:
- the clsB gene encoding cardiolipin synthase ClsB: MKAEQVRLEWTDGNDIRLLQNGTDFFPALCQAIDAAQSSVHLETYIFMLDRTGVKVLDCLMAAAARGVKVRVVLDGFGAAETAETLRERLTGAGAQCRIFRPEPRWFARFIPSRSRLRRLHRKVTIVDGNVAFIGGINIIDDYDDLDPTDGISAPRFDFAVQVRGPLVTEAAYAQDLLWVRLNWARLRRHPRDWSRMRLTKPSHAPVAPCGELRAALVLRDNLRFRQTFERAYLYGITQARRDILIANAYFFPGRQFRRALAKAAARGVRVRLLLQGKIEYRMQYHATRSLYDQLLRDGIEIYEYMPSYLHAKVAVIDNVATVGSSNLDPFSLLLAREANVVIDDQPFAWDLQERLETAIQEGGRFIRPLDYQRRGWVRRWVDAVSYTLLRIGVALTGTSDKY; this comes from the coding sequence GTGAAGGCCGAGCAGGTCAGGCTGGAGTGGACCGACGGCAACGACATCCGGCTGCTGCAGAACGGCACCGACTTCTTTCCGGCGCTGTGCCAGGCGATCGACGCGGCGCAATCCAGCGTGCATCTGGAAACCTATATCTTCATGCTGGACCGCACCGGCGTGAAGGTGCTGGATTGCCTGATGGCGGCGGCCGCGCGCGGCGTCAAGGTGCGCGTGGTGCTCGACGGCTTCGGCGCGGCCGAGACCGCCGAGACCCTGCGCGAACGCCTGACCGGCGCCGGCGCGCAATGCCGCATCTTCCGTCCCGAGCCGCGCTGGTTCGCCAGGTTCATTCCGTCGCGCAGCCGCCTGCGGCGCCTGCACCGCAAGGTCACCATCGTCGATGGCAACGTGGCCTTCATCGGCGGCATCAACATCATCGACGACTACGACGACCTCGATCCCACCGACGGCATTTCGGCGCCGCGCTTCGATTTCGCGGTGCAGGTGCGCGGCCCGTTGGTGACCGAGGCGGCCTACGCGCAGGATCTGTTGTGGGTGCGCCTGAACTGGGCCCGCCTGCGGCGCCATCCGCGCGATTGGAGCCGCATGCGGCTGACCAAGCCCAGCCATGCGCCCGTGGCGCCCTGTGGCGAGCTGCGCGCCGCGCTGGTGCTGCGCGACAACCTGCGTTTCCGCCAGACCTTCGAACGCGCCTATCTCTACGGCATCACGCAGGCGCGCCGCGACATCCTCATCGCCAACGCCTATTTTTTCCCCGGCCGCCAGTTCCGCCGCGCCCTGGCCAAGGCCGCCGCGCGCGGCGTGCGCGTGCGCCTGCTGTTGCAGGGCAAGATCGAATACCGCATGCAGTACCACGCTACCCGCTCGCTCTACGACCAGCTGCTGCGGGACGGCATCGAGATCTACGAATATATGCCGAGCTACCTGCACGCCAAGGTGGCGGTGATCGACAACGTCGCCACGGTCGGTTCGTCCAACCTGGACCCCTTCAGCCTGCTGCTGGCGCGGGAGGCCAACGTGGTGATCGATGACCAGCCGTTCGCCTGGGACCTGCAGGAGCGCCTGGAGACGGCGATCCAGGAAGGCGGGCGTTTCATCCGGCCCCTGGATTACCAGCGGCGTGGATGGGTGCGGCGCTGGGTGGACGCGGTGTCTTATACGTTGTTGCGGATCGGGGTGGCGCTGACGGGGACGTCGGATAAGTACTGA
- a CDS encoding endonuclease/exonuclease/phosphatase family protein, with amino-acid sequence MSLIRVVSYNIHKGRSALGRRDSLNELRLGLYGLRPDLVFLQEVQGRNEQKSLLDAQHESLAAALKLDVAYGRNAIRHETDHGNALLSRFPILDHENQDISDHRLEQRGLLHATIELDGRSVHCFVVHLGLFAGSRSRQILALTERIRRMVPDGEPILIAGDFNDWGDRLAPLFVQQLGLYEVFSHAPRSHGGELPRLRDSVKRLSNALRGLPNSGVSVLERTNQLGMDGSSRLLLPPPRTFPAVFPWFRLDRIYQRGFAVRSARVLRGREWARLSDHSPLLAELELP; translated from the coding sequence ATGTCGCTCATCCGTGTCGTCAGCTACAACATCCATAAAGGTCGCTCGGCGTTGGGCCGCCGCGACTCGTTGAACGAACTGCGCCTGGGCCTGTATGGCCTGCGCCCCGACCTGGTCTTCCTGCAGGAAGTGCAGGGCCGCAACGAGCAGAAATCGCTGCTCGACGCCCAGCATGAATCGCTGGCCGCCGCGCTCAAGCTGGACGTGGCCTATGGCCGCAATGCGATTCGCCACGAAACCGACCACGGCAACGCGCTGTTGTCGCGCTTTCCCATCCTCGACCATGAAAACCAGGATATCTCCGACCATCGCCTGGAGCAGCGCGGCCTGCTGCACGCGACCATCGAACTCGACGGGCGCTCGGTGCACTGCTTCGTGGTGCACCTGGGCCTGTTCGCCGGCAGCCGCAGCCGCCAGATCCTGGCGCTGACCGAGCGCATCCGGCGCATGGTGCCCGACGGCGAACCGATACTGATCGCCGGTGATTTCAACGATTGGGGCGACCGCCTGGCGCCGCTGTTCGTGCAGCAGCTGGGCCTGTACGAGGTGTTCTCGCACGCGCCGCGCAGCCATGGCGGCGAACTGCCGCGCCTGCGCGATTCGGTCAAGCGCCTGAGCAACGCCCTGCGTGGCCTGCCCAACAGCGGCGTTTCGGTGCTGGAGCGCACCAACCAGCTCGGCATGGACGGCAGCTCGCGCCTGTTGCTGCCGCCGCCGCGCACCTTTCCGGCCGTGTTCCCCTGGTTCCGCCTGGACCGCATCTACCAGCGCGGCTTCGCCGTGCGCAGCGCGCGCGTGCTGCGCGGCCGCGAATGGGCGCGGCTGTCCGATCATTCCCCCTTGCTGGCCGAGCTGGAACTCCCGTGA
- the aspS gene encoding aspartate--tRNA ligase, whose translation MRTCYTGQVCRDHLGQTVTLYGWVNRRRDHGGVIFIDLRDRAGLAQIVFDPDNAAFATAERLRNEFCIRVTGLVRERPAGTANAELASGEIEVLCKEVEILNASVTPPFQLDDDNLSETTRLTHRVLDLRRPQMQRNLMLRYRVSIETRKFLDQLGFIDIETPMLAKSTPEGARDYLVPSRVNAGHFFALPQSPQLFKQMLMVSGFDRYYQITKCFRDEDLRADRQPEFTQIDCETSFLNELEIREIFENMIRHVFKVVQGVDLAEPFPIMTWTEAMRRYGSDKPDLRVQLEFTDMTDVMRDVDFKVFAAAATAPGSRVVALRVPGGAEMSRSEIDAYTQFVGIYGAKGLAYIKVNEVAKGRDGLQSPIVKNLHDAALAELVKRTGAQDGDIIFFGADREKVVNDAIGALRVKIGHSEFGKKTGLFTAGWMPLWVVDFPMFEYDEEDGRYTAAHHPFTSPKDGHEDFLETDPSKAFAKAYDMVLNGWEIGGGSVRIHREEVQSKVFRALKIGAEEAREKFGYLLDALQYGAPPHGGIAFGLDRIVTMMTGAESIRDVIAFPKTQRAQDLLTQAPSEVDEKQLRELHIRLRNAEPK comes from the coding sequence ATGCGTACCTGCTACACCGGCCAGGTTTGCCGCGACCATCTCGGCCAGACCGTCACCCTGTATGGCTGGGTGAACCGCCGCCGCGACCACGGCGGGGTCATCTTCATCGACTTGCGCGACCGCGCGGGCCTGGCGCAGATCGTGTTCGATCCGGATAACGCCGCCTTCGCCACCGCCGAGCGCCTGCGCAACGAATTCTGCATCCGCGTCACCGGCCTGGTGCGCGAGCGTCCGGCGGGCACCGCCAACGCCGAGCTGGCCTCGGGCGAGATCGAGGTGCTGTGCAAGGAAGTCGAGATCCTGAACGCGTCGGTCACGCCGCCGTTCCAGCTGGACGACGACAACCTGTCGGAAACCACCCGCCTGACGCACCGCGTGCTGGACCTGCGCCGCCCGCAGATGCAGCGCAACCTGATGCTGCGCTACCGCGTCTCGATCGAAACCCGCAAGTTCCTGGACCAGCTGGGCTTCATCGACATCGAAACCCCGATGCTGGCCAAGAGCACGCCCGAAGGCGCGCGCGACTACCTGGTGCCCTCGCGCGTCAACGCCGGCCACTTCTTCGCGCTGCCGCAGTCGCCGCAGCTGTTCAAGCAGATGCTGATGGTGTCGGGCTTTGACCGCTATTACCAGATCACCAAGTGCTTCCGCGACGAAGACCTGCGCGCCGACCGCCAGCCTGAATTCACCCAGATCGACTGCGAAACCTCGTTCCTGAACGAGCTCGAGATCCGCGAGATCTTCGAGAACATGATCCGCCACGTGTTCAAGGTGGTGCAGGGCGTCGACCTGGCCGAGCCGTTCCCCATCATGACCTGGACCGAAGCGATGCGTCGCTACGGTTCGGACAAGCCCGACCTGCGCGTGCAGCTCGAATTCACCGACATGACCGACGTCATGCGCGACGTGGACTTCAAGGTGTTCGCCGCCGCCGCCACGGCGCCCGGCAGCCGCGTGGTCGCCCTGCGCGTGCCCGGCGGCGCCGAGATGTCGCGCAGCGAGATCGACGCCTACACCCAGTTCGTCGGCATCTACGGCGCCAAGGGCCTGGCCTACATCAAGGTCAACGAAGTGGCCAAGGGCCGCGACGGCCTGCAATCGCCGATCGTCAAGAACCTGCATGACGCCGCCCTGGCCGAATTGGTCAAGCGCACCGGCGCGCAGGACGGCGACATCATCTTCTTCGGCGCCGACCGCGAGAAGGTCGTCAACGACGCCATCGGCGCGCTGCGCGTGAAGATCGGCCACAGCGAATTCGGCAAGAAGACCGGCCTGTTCACCGCCGGCTGGATGCCGCTGTGGGTGGTCGACTTCCCGATGTTCGAATACGACGAGGAAGACGGCCGCTACACCGCCGCGCATCACCCGTTCACCAGCCCCAAGGACGGCCACGAGGACTTCCTCGAGACCGATCCCAGCAAGGCGTTCGCCAAGGCCTACGACATGGTCCTGAACGGCTGGGAAATCGGCGGCGGCTCGGTCCGTATCCACCGCGAGGAAGTGCAGAGCAAGGTGTTCCGCGCGCTCAAGATCGGCGCCGAGGAAGCCCGCGAGAAGTTCGGCTACCTGCTGGACGCGCTGCAGTACGGCGCGCCTCCGCACGGCGGCATCGCCTTCGGCCTGGACCGCATCGTCACGATGATGACCGGCGCCGAATCGATCCGTGACGTGATCGCTTTCCCGAAGACCCAGCGCGCCCAGGATCTGCTGACCCAGGCGCCGTCGGAAGTCGACGAGAAGCAACTGCGCGAGCTGCACATCCGCCTGCGCAACGCTGAGCCGAAGTGA
- a CDS encoding DUF502 domain-containing protein, with product MRVIKKYFITGLLIWVPLVITVWVLGLLVATLEGFVPGFLSSESLFGVDIPGFRFVLVIVVVLLTGIFAANLIGRTMVDQWENLLGRIPLVRSIYNSVKQVSDTVLAPNGQAFRRAVLVQYPRAGSWTIAFVTGTPSGEVAERLPGDHISVYVPTTPNPTSGFFLMVPRADTVDLQMSVDAALKYIVSMGVVAPGPAAPGARPAPSSPTPDAQRAPGVDL from the coding sequence ATGCGCGTCATCAAGAAGTACTTCATCACCGGCCTGCTGATCTGGGTTCCGCTGGTCATCACGGTGTGGGTGCTGGGTCTGCTGGTCGCCACCCTCGAAGGGTTCGTGCCTGGCTTCCTGTCGTCCGAATCGCTGTTCGGCGTCGACATCCCCGGCTTCCGCTTCGTCCTGGTCATCGTGGTGGTGCTGCTGACGGGCATTTTCGCGGCCAACCTGATCGGCCGTACCATGGTGGACCAGTGGGAAAACCTGCTGGGCCGCATTCCCCTGGTGCGCTCGATCTACAACTCGGTCAAGCAGGTCAGCGATACCGTGCTGGCGCCGAACGGCCAGGCGTTTCGCCGCGCCGTGCTGGTGCAGTATCCGCGCGCCGGCAGCTGGACCATCGCGTTCGTCACCGGCACGCCTAGCGGCGAAGTGGCCGAACGGCTGCCCGGCGACCACATCAGCGTGTACGTGCCGACCACGCCGAATCCCACGTCCGGCTTCTTCCTGATGGTGCCCCGTGCCGACACGGTGGACCTGCAGATGAGCGTGGACGCGGCCTTGAAGTACATCGTTTCCATGGGCGTCGTCGCCCCGGGTCCGGCCGCGCCGGGCGCCCGGCCGGCGCCGTCCTCCCCGACGCCGGACGCGCAGCGCGCGCCGGGCGTCGACCTGTAA
- a CDS encoding FmdB family zinc ribbon protein → MPIYAYKCSACGHAKDVLQKISDAPLSVCPECGQSTFSKQVTAAGFQLKGSGWYVTDFRGNGSGGQQATGASAPSAPADSAAPAASAPAPAAAPAPAAGPASAS, encoded by the coding sequence ATGCCCATCTACGCCTACAAGTGCAGCGCCTGTGGCCATGCCAAAGACGTTCTGCAGAAGATTTCCGACGCGCCGCTTTCGGTTTGCCCCGAATGCGGCCAGAGCACGTTTTCCAAGCAAGTGACCGCGGCTGGCTTCCAGCTCAAGGGCTCGGGCTGGTACGTCACCGATTTCCGCGGCAACGGCAGCGGCGGCCAGCAGGCCACCGGCGCCAGCGCCCCGTCGGCGCCCGCTGACAGCGCCGCCCCGGCCGCCAGCGCACCGGCTCCGGCCGCTGCCCCCGCGCCCGCCGCGGGACCGGCCAGCGCCTCCTGA
- a CDS encoding putative Na+/H+ antiporter: MPQPIELIATVLFGVAVLHTFSVPMFARLAHRGGPHAGFWHLLAEVEAVFGVWAFALIVAMAALTGPSSAIGYMDTRNFTEPLFVFTIMVVAASRPILELVGLLVRATARVLPLPRELATFFVVMSLVPLGGSFITEPAAMTLAAILLRDAYFRSSGRAGFKYLTLGVLFVNVSIGGVLTSYAAPPVLMVASTFGWDSTFMAQHFGWRAAVAVCLNAGLLTFICRKALLERSVGTGGGVDAPEGKDNRPPVPALVMLIHLVFLVAVVLSAHHPAIFLGLLMMFIGFAEAYKRHQNRLLIKEGLMVGFFLAGLVVLGGLQKWWLQDLLGGLEPFVLFWGATALTAITDNAALTYLGSLVEGTSEAWRYMLVAGAVTGGGLTVIANAPNPAGFAILKNHFPDGSISSGRLFLSALGPTAVAALMFLLPV, translated from the coding sequence ATGCCTCAGCCCATAGAACTCATCGCCACCGTCCTGTTCGGCGTGGCGGTGCTGCATACCTTCTCCGTTCCCATGTTCGCCCGCCTGGCCCATCGCGGCGGGCCTCATGCCGGTTTCTGGCACCTGCTGGCCGAGGTCGAGGCGGTGTTCGGCGTGTGGGCGTTTGCCCTGATCGTGGCGATGGCGGCGCTGACCGGGCCGTCATCGGCCATCGGCTACATGGACACGCGCAATTTCACCGAGCCGCTGTTCGTCTTCACCATCATGGTGGTGGCGGCCAGCCGGCCGATCCTGGAACTGGTGGGACTGCTGGTGCGCGCCACGGCGCGCGTGCTGCCGCTGCCGCGTGAACTGGCCACGTTCTTCGTGGTGATGTCGCTGGTGCCGCTCGGCGGTTCGTTCATCACCGAACCGGCGGCGATGACGCTGGCGGCGATCCTGCTGCGCGATGCCTATTTCCGCAGCAGCGGCCGCGCCGGCTTCAAGTACCTGACGCTTGGCGTGCTGTTCGTCAACGTGTCGATCGGCGGCGTGTTGACCTCCTACGCGGCGCCGCCGGTATTGATGGTGGCGTCCACCTTCGGCTGGGATTCGACTTTCATGGCGCAGCATTTCGGCTGGCGCGCGGCGGTGGCGGTGTGCCTGAACGCGGGCCTCTTGACCTTCATCTGCCGCAAGGCGCTGCTGGAACGTTCGGTGGGCACGGGCGGCGGCGTCGATGCGCCGGAAGGCAAGGACAACCGCCCGCCGGTGCCGGCGCTGGTGATGCTGATCCACCTGGTGTTCCTGGTGGCGGTGGTGCTGAGCGCCCATCATCCAGCGATCTTCCTGGGCCTGTTGATGATGTTCATCGGCTTTGCCGAGGCCTACAAGCGCCACCAGAACCGCCTGCTGATCAAGGAGGGGCTGATGGTGGGCTTCTTCCTGGCGGGCCTGGTGGTGCTGGGCGGGCTGCAGAAGTGGTGGCTGCAGGACCTGCTGGGCGGGCTCGAGCCGTTCGTGCTGTTCTGGGGCGCGACCGCGCTGACGGCCATCACCGACAACGCCGCGCTGACCTACCTCGGTTCGCTGGTGGAAGGCACCAGCGAAGCCTGGCGCTACATGCTGGTGGCGGGCGCCGTGACCGGGGGCGGACTGACCGTGATCGCCAACGCGCCGAACCCGGCCGGTTTCGCCATCCTGAAGAACCATTTCCCCGATGGCAGCATTTCGTCCGGGCGGCTGTTTTTGTCTGCCCTGGGGCCGACGGCGGTGGCTGCCCTGATGTTCCTGCTGCCCGTCTGA